The genome window AATACGTTCCACCACTCAAGGTTTAATTCACCTGTTGACAAATACGGAAATACATATTCCATCAAAATTAACATACTTAAGCCCCATTGAATGCCAGCTAGGAATGACGATTTTTTCAATTGCTTTTTCTTTTCTTCGTACTCTTCTATAGAAGCACAATCCGTTTCATCAAGCTGCTTTTTCTTATTTTTATAAGTGTCAAAATTGCATAAATCATATTAACAATGAAAAGCGAAGGAGTTGCAAATGAAAGTGTATGATGAATTGTGTCGATAATGAGACTAATAATCATTAATAGTGTAGTCAAATACCACAGCATAATTCCAGAAAAGGCTAATTCTTTATGGATTTCATAGAGCTGGTATTCATCTCGATCATCATAAACCCCTATAAAACGATTAAGTATCTTATTCCTCATTAGTATTATCCTCCCAAAATAGTGTATTAAGGTCTGTGTTAAGCTCCTTGGCTAAGGAAATACATAAAGACAAAGAGGGATTATATTTATCATTCTCAATTAAATTAATGGTCTGTCTTGCTACACCTACTTTCTTAGCGAGTTCAATTTGGGTTAAACTGCAATGTTTCCTATACTCTTTGACCCTGTTCAAGTTAGACATCCTTTCACGAAGACCTATAAGTACATTATATATGACATTTTGATAAAATGTCAATTATACATGACATTTTTTCATAGACTAGTTATCCCAACTAAAAAGAGAGTGGGACATAACAAAATAATTAATGGATAAAGACGAACAATCTCTAAATTAGTAGGGAAACCAATTCGTTCCATTACGCTACAGACACTCCCTTTCCGCGGGGAGCAACCTAAGCCTCCTCGGCTTCAAGCCTGTGGGGTCTTAGGCTTTGCTCTACTTCCCGCAGGAGTTGAGTGTCCTCCGCTCCATTTCACTCCGTTTTTAAAGATTATTTAGTTCCAGCATTTTTTTCAAAAGAAAATAAAACGGAGCAGACTGAATACACGGAGACTCCTATGGGAGCTGCGAGAAAGTCCAAGACCCCGCAGGAACGTAGTGACGAGGAGGCTTGGCGCTCGCCCCATGGAAAGCGCAGTGTATTCAGTCTGCGTGCGATTACCACAAAACTTCTTTCTTAAAATAAATAAAAAAACCAAACAATTATACGAATTTTTTTTAGTGTGTACGTATAATTGTTCGGGATTAAATTTAATTGAAATACTTATGTCCCAGTCTCTTTATTTCTTTTTATTTTACAAACTTGCTCCATTTTCTACACAATAAACAGCTTAAGAACCACATTAATAACTGGAACTTTTGAAAAAAGCAAGCCGCAATCAATTAATTTGTTATCAAGAGATTTAAAACTATAACTTTATCAAATTTAATCAAGTTATTCTCTCATTCCTTTCATTAGGTCTAATCTTGTTGCCCATAGTGCGGGAATTAAGACGGCTCCTAAACCAATCAAAGGTGATAATAAAAATAATCCCAACAGAAGTTTTGGTAATACTGCAAATGTATTGGCATCCAAGCCTTGAATGAAGCAATATGCCGATAAAGTAGATAATCCAATCGCTAATACACCAGCTGTTGTTGTTAGTAATGCGCCTTCCATTAGTAATAATGAAAGTAACCTCTTCTTAGTACTCCCCAATACTCGCAACATACTAAGTTCTTTCAGTATTTCCTTAATACTGCTGGCAGTACTGTTCATTAACCCAATAACAGTAAATATAATCATCATGGCTACTGCCAAGTAAAGAAGGAATACTCGTTGAAGGAATTGCTGCTCCAACTCTGCCAACTCTTCAGCACGGCTATAGAGAATTGTATTGGAATATGCAGGATCCTGTAATAAGGATTGAATCAACTTAACTTTTTCTTTCTTATATCCATGCAGAATGTTCATTTCTACCTGATAAAGTGTGTCAATCCCAAACATTGCTTTCATATTTTCTCTAGTTGTAAAAAAATGATAGTCAGCATCCCCAATATGCTCGGTATCAGTAATAATTCCTTCTACTACAAACTCTTTTTCATCTAACTCATTAAAATCCTCTGAATTTATCAACAAGGAAAAATTTTTATATTGATTCTAGCTAACTTCTAAATTCCCTTCTACATCAACCACAATTGTGTGATGTTGCGAGGTGATAATTTCCAGAGGGAATACAGCTGAAATTTTATTAGAGAAAAACCATTCTCTTCCTGGTTTATTAAGGATTAAGAAGATGCCTTTTGATTTATTTCCCATAAAGTTGATGGATGTTAGATCTAAAGGTTGATTATCCCGTTCATTAATTCCCACTTCCATCAATCTTTTCCCTGCGGCTGCTACATCACTGACCGTTACCCCTATCTCGCTGATGTTTATGACACTTTCACTAGAAAAAGGAGCCTCATCTTGTTCGGAAATAGAGTTCCTTGAAATAAACTCTACTATATTTCCAGAAGGATCATAAAAATAGAGAGAATGAGCCTGGAAATTGGAAAAATACACTTCATCTTCTCCCTCATCATTAACATTTAATGCAACCCTTTCTTTTACCCATGACTTTGCTTCTGCAAATTTATTAGCAAAAATGTTAAAAGCAAAGTGGTAATATGGATTACCCAATACATTTTCTGATGTAAATTTCAATTTGCTTGAACCCGCTTTAATGCAAAAGCTATGACTATCTTCCTTAATCAATGGAAATCCAAGAGTCTCTACATAAAAACTCTTCATTTCTTTGATATTATTCGTTTGCAGAGTTAGCAGTTTTACTTCCATTATCTATATCCCCACTTTCGTTAATATTTCTAATACTCCGTTAATTCTAATATATATCATCCTTAGTAGTCTAAGGTATTGCTTAGACTTCAATAAAAATTAGAGAGTCTCCTCTAATTTCTTAATATTTGAGTGGGAAATTAAATACACCTCACCTAAAATGTCCACTTTATCTTCCTTTACTCGTACAGCACAATCTTTATTCGATGCATAAATGTCAATTTCCTCTGATAAAGGAGATAGTTCTTTTTGAACCAATGCAAGGTTATTTTCTAGGTCAAAATGAGACAGAATCGAAAAATTGCCAAGACTAATTCCATCATATACAGTGCTTATTTCCACTTCATAGCCAAAATGTTTTGAGCATAACCATTTTGCGGACATATTGATTGCACCAGCGCTTGCCCCCATTACAACAGCCTTGCTTTTTCGAATCAAATCAAACAGTTCATATTCCTGCAAAAAACTATTTAAGTTAAGTGTATCTCCACCCAACAAGAATATAACGGAAGCATTTTCGATTAGAGCATGTGCATCTTTTTTCGGAATACTATAATTAATTTTACATTATATTTTGAGGACATAGCCAAAAGGATAAAGATTTTTAAATACGCTATTACTATACGATATTCCTTTGAACACATAAGAAAGGGTTGTGCTACAACCTCTAGATCAAGTTCTAAATCTATCATTCTTTCGTTTCATTTGAATAAAAAAAACCGAACTATTATACGAAATTCCCACTAACATTTCCGTATAATAGTTCGGGTTTATATTTGCTTACATACCTATTCGAATACTAAATGAAAAGAACTGCTATACATTTTTAAGCAATTCTCTATGAAATTTTATATTTTAAATTGCTTTATCTTATCTTGTAAATCGGAAGCTAATTGTGCTAATGATGTAGAAGAAGCTGCTATTTCTTGCATGGATGCAACCTGTTCTTCGGTTGCAGCAGATACATTTTCTGTACTTGCTGCTGCTTCACTTGCCATCGAATTCACTTCCAAAATCGAACCATTGATTGTATTCGTATGTTCTTTTAATTGATCAAGCGATTGACTTACTTCCTCTACTAATATAACTAGTTCTTGTACAGAATGTTCGATTCTATGGAATGATTCTCCTGCATCTTGGACAATTGTTATTCCTGCATCTACATCATTTGCAGCAGTTGTCATCGATAAGGAAGTATTCTTAGAATCAATTTGAATTTGGCTGATGAGACCAGTAATTTGCTCAGCCGATCCAGCAGTTTGTTCCGCTAATTTCCTTACCTCATCCGCTACAACAGCAAAACCTTTTCCTTGTTCTCCAGCTCTTGCCGCTTCAATGGCTGCATTTAATGCTAATAAATTGGTTTGGGAAGAAATGTCCGATATTACCATGGTAATATCTCCTATTTGATTTATTCTAGTTTCTAATGTAGCTATTGATTCAGCAAGCGTCATCACATTATTATTAATGGATTTCATTTGTGTCGTTACTTCTGAAATACGTTTTGCACCCTCATGCGATACATCCGCTGTTTGCTCTGCTGTTTCTGCCACTTTTTTTGCACGCACTGTTATATGTCCAGTCGTTTCATTTACATTACGGATACCAGCTGAGCTTGATTCCATCAATCTCATTTGTGTTTCAGACCCTTCTGCAAGCTGCTGGATTGTTTCAGAAATATGTTCACTTGCTTTGCTGCTTTCTTCTGAACTGGAACTCAATTGTTCCGATGATGAAGCGAGATGATGGGACGTTTCCGATAACATTTCGATAAGCCCCTTCATACCATCCGCCATCCTATTATAACTATCGGATAGAGAACCTACTTCATCCTTTGCCTTATAACTTGATCTTGCAGAGAAATCTCCTTGTCCT of Niallia circulans contains these proteins:
- a CDS encoding helix-turn-helix transcriptional regulator; translation: MNRVKEYRKHCSLTQIELAKKVGVARQTINLIENDKYNPSLSLCISLAKELNTDLNTLFWEDNTNEE
- a CDS encoding ABC transporter permease; amino-acid sequence: MINSEDFNELDEKEFVVEGIITDTEHIGDADYHFFTTRENMKAMFGIDTLYQVEMNILHGYKKEKVKLIQSLLQDPAYSNTILYSRAEELAELEQQFLQRVFLLYLAVAMMIIFTVIGLMNSTASSIKEILKELSMLRVLGSTKKRLLSLLLMEGALLTTTAGVLAIGLSTLSAYCFIQGLDANTFAVLPKLLLGLFLLSPLIGLGAVLIPALWATRLDLMKGMRE
- a CDS encoding VOC family protein, giving the protein MEVKLLTLQTNNIKEMKSFYVETLGFPLIKEDSHSFCIKAGSSKLKFTSENVLGNPYYHFAFNIFANKFAEAKSWVKERVALNVNDEGEDEVYFSNFQAHSLYFYDPSGNIVEFISRNSISEQDEAPFSSESVINISEIGVTVSDVAAAGKRLMEVGINERDNQPLDLTSINFMGNKSKGIFLILNKPGREWFFSNKISAVFPLEIITSQHHTIVVDVEGNLEVS
- a CDS encoding methyl-accepting chemotaxis protein, translated to MKFLQNINISKKILIIIMFSTIGLVLIGLFGMYGIKEMAKSSKEMYEENLLPNTYIAKIQNYRRTNDSLVIELMITEDKKRNEELLETIKKNSEESDKYVKKLDAISLSKKEEDEYKIFKDAYTGFRSLQDEVISLANNNLNDSAYNLYTKNLESKRNIINSQLDELQTANEENAEQISNENNKYYMKMIYISWGVIFVAVVLAVLLGLYISAMIVSPIKRLQILMERGGQGDFSARSSYKAKDEVGSLSDSYNRMADGMKGLIEMLSETSHHLASSSEQLSSSSEESSKASEHISETIQQLAEGSETQMRLMESSSAGIRNVNETTGHITVRAKKVAETAEQTADVSHEGAKRISEVTTQMKSINNNVMTLAESIATLETRINQIGDITMVISDISSQTNLLALNAAIEAARAGEQGKGFAVVADEVRKLAEQTAGSAEQITGLISQIQIDSKNTSLSMTTAANDVDAGITIVQDAGESFHRIEHSVQELVILVEEVSQSLDQLKEHTNTINGSILEVNSMASEAAASTENVSAATEEQVASMQEIAASSTSLAQLASDLQDKIKQFKI